One genomic segment of Ctenopharyngodon idella isolate HZGC_01 chromosome 7, HZGC01, whole genome shotgun sequence includes these proteins:
- the dctn1a gene encoding dynactin subunit 1a isoform X2 yields the protein MSSDGGGRPVKVGSLVEVIGKGQRGTVAYIGATLFASGKWVGVILDEPKGKNDGTVQGKRYFTCEENHGIFVRQSQIQLMDEGGSSATSPETPDSGVAKLLKKEVQETPKSVKQPPMRRSTKWITPGRLSSSSSLPSLVMAGRPSVGGSGLSESVLVENESTSSSQMALGAPVVPQPSATPSAPPPATPSKEEESLRAQVKDLEEKLETLRMKRSEDKAKLKEMEKHKIQLEQLQEWKNKMQEQQNELQKQLKEAKKEAREALEAKDRYMEEMADTADAIEMATLDKEMAEERAESLQQEVESLKEKVEELTMDLEILKHEIEEKGSDGAASSYHVKQLEEQNSRLKEALVRMRDLSSSEKQEHVKLQKQMEKKNSELETLRAQKEKLQEEMKQAEDTIDELKEQVDAALGAEEMVETLTERNLDLEEKVRELRETVSDLEAINEMNDELQENARETELELREQLDLAGARVREAQKRVEAAQETVADYQQTISKYRELTTHLQEVNRELTSQQSSTAEQLQQPTAELFDFKIKFAETKAYAKAIEMELRKMEVSQANRQVSLLTSFMPESFLRHGGDHDCILVLLLIPRLICKAELISKQAQEKFDLTGGSVERSGLRGAAGEQLSFASGLVYSLTLLQATLHKYELALNQCDVEVYKRMGTLYSEMSVHERSLDFLIDLLHKDQLDETVQVEPLTKAIKYYQQLYSVHLSEQPEDCTIQLADHIKFTQSALDCMGSEVGRLRAFLQAGQEGAELSVLLKDLDTSCGDIRQFCKKIRRRMPGTDAPGIPAALTFPPQVGETLSDCRKQLTRVVAVLQEVAAAGAQMIAPLPEPEGLTALKLEDVTFTAVEQVYGAHGLNPYECLRQSCSAVIATMNKMATAMQEGEYDAERPQRPRPPVEIRASAVRAEMTDAEGLGNKLEDRETVIKELKKSLKIKGEELSEANVRLSLLEKKLDTSTKDADERVEKIQTKLDDALNLLKKKEKEFEETMDALQADIDQLEAEKAELKQRINNQSRAGEGFRGPQASGIASIVTGAAAGGVSAGVGGVSGAVQVVDSPLLKQQIDVQRLAIKQLKSENYRLKAEKMRAQLSSLPPLQVPNMTGVMGEGAASGSLYRRTDLLLGNLLKMSAGLRVVDISGKSTASASAQLLEQTARLKSLSDTLDKLKAEVSQHVVSQQPGARVPSDFATFPSASFVKAKEEQKSGSVLVGKVMIPCARGQEQTHCLVLSQQQLQRVHRLLMT from the exons ATGAGTTCAGACGGAGGCGGGCGGCCGGTGAAGGTGGGCTCTCTGGTGGAGGTCATCGGGAAGGGGCAGCGCGGGACCGTGGCGTACATCGGCGCCACCCTGTTCGCCTCGGGGAAATGGGTGGGTGTGATCCTGGATGAGCCCAAGGGCAAGAACGATGGGACGGTGCAGGGAAAACGTTACTTCACCTGTGAGGAGAATCATGGGATATTTGTCAGACAGTCTCAG ATTCAGCTCATGGATGAAGGAGGCAGTTCTGCTACGTCTCCAGAAACGCCGGACTCAGGTGTGGCCAAACTTCTCAAGAAAG AAGTCCAGGAGACACCGAAATCTGTTAAACAG CCTCCTATGCGCCGTAGTACCAAG TGGATCACACCGGGCCGTCTGTCCAGCTCCAGCTCCCTGCCCTCTCTTGTCATG GCTGGTCGTCCCTCTGTTGGAGGTTCAGGGCTTTCCGAATCCGTGTTGGTGGAGAATGAGTCCACGTCATCTTCCCAGATGGCACTGGGAGCTCCTGTTGTACCACAGCCCAGTGCCACCCCCAGCGCCCCGCCTCCTGCGACCCCTAGCAAG gAGGAGGAGTCTCTCCGAGCTCAAGTCAAGGACCTGGAGGAGAAGCTGGAGACGCTGCGGATGAAGCGCTCGGAGGATAAAGCCAAACTCAAGGAGATGGAGAAGCACAAGATCCAGCTGGAGCAGCTGCAGGAGTGGAAGAACAAGATGCAGGAGCAGCAGAACGAGCTGCAGAAGCAGCTGAAAGAGGCCAAGAAG GAGGCGCGTGAGGCTCTGGAGGCCAAAGACCGCTACATGGAGGAGATGGCAGACACGGCGGACGCCATCGAGATGGCCACGCTGGACAAAGAGATGGCGGAGGAGCGGGCCGAGTCGCTGCAGCAGGAGGTGGAGAGCCTGAAGGAGAAGGTGGAGGAGCTGACCATGGACCTGGAGATCCTCAAGCACGAGATCGAGGAGAAGG GCTCAGACGGAGCGGCGTCCAGTTACCATGTCAAACAGCTGGAGGAGCAGAACAGCCGTCTGAAGGAAGCTCTGGTCAG GATGAGGGATCTGTCGTCGTCGGAGAAGCAGGAGCACGTGAAGCTTCAGAAACAGATGGAGAAGAAGAACTCTGAGCTGGAGACACTGAGAGCGCAGAAGGAGAAACTGCAGGAGGAGATGAAACAGGCTGAAGACACAATCGATGAGCTCAAGGAACAG gTGGACGCTGCTCTGGGAGCTGAGGAGATGGTCGAGACACTGACGGAGAGAAATTTAGACCTGGAAGAGAAAGTGCGAGAGCTGAGAGAGACCGTCAGCGACCTG GAAGCAATAAACGAGATGAACGACGAGCTGCAGGAGAACGCGCGCGAGACGGAGCTGGAGCTGCGCGAGCAGCTGGATCTGGCTGGAGCTCGAGTCCGAGAGGCCCAGAAGAGAGTGGAGGCGGCGCAGGAGACGGTGGCCGACTATCAGCAGACCATCAGCAAATACAGAGAGCTTACCACTCACCTGCAG GAAGTGAACCGAGAGCTGACCAGTCAGCAGAGCAGCACAGCTGAACAGCTGCAGCAGCCGACAGCCGAACTCTTCGACTTCAAGATCAAGTTTGCAGAGACCAAAGCTTATGCTAAG gCCATCGAGATGGAGCTCCGCAAGATGGAGGTCAGTCAAGCTAACCGTCAGGTGTCTCTGCTGACGTCGTTCATGCCGGAGTCGTTCCTGAGACACGGAGGAGATCACGACTGCATCCTCGTGCTGCTCCTGATTCCCAGACTCATCTGTAAG GCGGAGCTGATCAGTAAGCAGGCGCAGGAGAAGTTTGATCTGACCGGTGGTTCTGTGGAGCGTTCTGGACTCCGCGGCGCCGCAGGAGAGCAGCTGAGCTTCGCGTCGGGTCTGGTGTACTCTCTGACCCTGCTGCAGGCCACGCTGCATAAATATGAGCT CGCTCTGAACCAGTGCGATGTGGAGGTGTACAAGCGCATGGGGACGCTGTACTCGGAGATGAGCGTTCACGAGCGCTCGCTGGACTTCCTCATCGACCTGCTTCATAAGGACCAGCTGGATGAGACGGTACAGGTGGAGCCGCTCACCAAAGCCATCAAATACTACCAG CAACTGTACAGCGTTCACCTGTCCGAACAGCCGGAGGACTGCACCATACAGCTGGCCGACCACATCAAG TTCACCCAGAGCGCTCTGGACTGCATGGGGTCAGAGGTCGGCCGTCTGCGGGCGTTCCTGCAGGCGGGACAGGAAGGGGCAGAGCTTTCAGTGCTCCTGAAGGACCTGGACACTTCCTGCGGGGACATTCGGCAGTTCTGCAAGAAGATCCGCAGGAGGATGCCTGGGACGGACGCTCCTGGAATACCAGCCGCGCTCACCTTCCCGCCTCAG GTGGGTGAGACGTTATCGGACTGCAGGAAGCAGCTGACGCGTGTGGTGGCCGTCCTGCAGGAAGTGGCGGCCGCCGGCGCTCAGATGATCGCGCCGCTGCCGGAGCCGGAGGGACTGACGGCTCTGAAACTGGAAGACGTGACGTTTACAGCAGTGGAGCAG GTCTACGGCGCTCACGGTCTGAACCCGTACGAGTGTCTGCGTCAGTCCTGCAGTGCCGTCATCGCCACCATGAACAAGATGGCCACTGCCATGCAGGAGGGAGAGTACGACGCCGAGAGACCTCAGCGTccg CGCCCTCCAGTGGAGATCCGCGCGTCGGCTGTGAGAGCGGAGATGACAGATGCCGAGGGTTTGGGAAATAAACTGGAGGATCGAGAGACCGTCATCAAAGAGCTGAAAAAATCCCTCAAAATCAAG GGCGAGGAGTTGAGCGAGGCGAACGTTCGTCTGAGTTTGCTGGAGAAAAAGCTGGACACGTCCACGAAAGATGCAGACGAGCGCGTGGAGAAGATCCAGACCAAACTAGATGACGCTCTCAATCTGCTGAAGAAGAAGGAGAA AGAGTTTGAGGAGACGATGGACGCGTTACAGGCAGATATTGATCAACTGGAGGCAGAGAAGGCGGAGTTAAAACAGAGGATCAACAACCAATCACGAGCCGGCGAAGGTTTCCGTGGGCCGCAAGCGTCTGGCATCGCCTCTATCGTCACAGGAGCCGCcgcag GGGGCGTGTCTGCaggtgtgggcggagtctccgGTGCGGTTCAGGTCGTGGATTCTCCTCTGCTCAAACAGCAGATCGACGTGCAGCGACTCGCCATCAAACAGCTGAAGAGCGAAAACTACAGACTGAAG GCTGAGAAGATGCGCGCGCAGCTGTCGTCGCTGCCCCCGCTGCAGGTGCCGAACATGACGGGTGTGATGGGAGAGGGGGCGGCGTCAGGGTCGCTGTACCGCCGGACGGACCTGCTGCTGGGGAACCTGCTGAAGATGAGCGCCGGACTGAGAGTGGTGGACATCAGCGGCAAGAGCACAG cgaGTGCGAGCGCTCAGTTACTGGAACAGACGGCCAGACTGAAGTCTCTGAGCGACACGCTGGATAAACTGAAG GCTGAAGTGTCGCAGCACGTCGTGTCGCAGCAGCCCGGAGCTCGTGTGCCGTCTGACTTCGCCACGTTCCCCTCGGCTTCTTTCGTCAAG GCTAAAGAGGAGCAGAAGAGCGGCTCGGTGCTGGTGGGGAAGGTGATGATCCCCTGTGCCCGCGGTCAGGAGCAGACGCACTGCCTCGTCCTGTCCCAGCAGCAGCTGCAGCGCGTGCACCGCCTCCTCATGACATAA
- the dctn1a gene encoding dynactin subunit 1a isoform X4: protein MSSDGGGRPVKVGSLVEVIGKGQRGTVAYIGATLFASGKWVGVILDEPKGKNDGTVQGKRYFTCEENHGIFVRQSQIQLMDEGGSSATSPETPDSGVAKLLKKEVQETPKSVKQPPMRRSTKAGRPSVGGSGLSESVLVENESTSSSQMALGAPVVPQPSATPSAPPPATPSKEEESLRAQVKDLEEKLETLRMKRSEDKAKLKEMEKHKIQLEQLQEWKNKMQEQQNELQKQLKEAKKEAREALEAKDRYMEEMADTADAIEMATLDKEMAEERAESLQQEVESLKEKVEELTMDLEILKHEIEEKGSDGAASSYHVKQLEEQNSRLKEALVRMRDLSSSEKQEHVKLQKQMEKKNSELETLRAQKEKLQEEMKQAEDTIDELKEQVDAALGAEEMVETLTERNLDLEEKVRELRETVSDLEAINEMNDELQENARETELELREQLDLAGARVREAQKRVEAAQETVADYQQTISKYRELTTHLQEVNRELTSQQSSTAEQLQQPTAELFDFKIKFAETKAYAKAIEMELRKMEVSQANRQVSLLTSFMPESFLRHGGDHDCILVLLLIPRLICKAELISKQAQEKFDLTGGSVERSGLRGAAGEQLSFASGLVYSLTLLQATLHKYELALNQCDVEVYKRMGTLYSEMSVHERSLDFLIDLLHKDQLDETVQVEPLTKAIKYYQQLYSVHLSEQPEDCTIQLADHIKFTQSALDCMGSEVGRLRAFLQAGQEGAELSVLLKDLDTSCGDIRQFCKKIRRRMPGTDAPGIPAALTFPPQVGETLSDCRKQLTRVVAVLQEVAAAGAQMIAPLPEPEGLTALKLEDVTFTAVEQVYGAHGLNPYECLRQSCSAVIATMNKMATAMQEGEYDAERPQRPRPPVEIRASAVRAEMTDAEGLGNKLEDRETVIKELKKSLKIKGEELSEANVRLSLLEKKLDTSTKDADERVEKIQTKLDDALNLLKKKEKEFEETMDALQADIDQLEAEKAELKQRINNQSRAGEGFRGPQASGIASIVTGAAAGGVSAGVGGVSGAVQVVDSPLLKQQIDVQRLAIKQLKSENYRLKAEKMRAQLSSLPPLQVPNMTGVMGEGAASGSLYRRTDLLLGNLLKMSAGLRVVDISGKSTASASAQLLEQTARLKSLSDTLDKLKAEVSQHVVSQQPGARVPSDFATFPSASFVKAKEEQKSGSVLVGKVMIPCARGQEQTHCLVLSQQQLQRVHRLLMT, encoded by the exons ATGAGTTCAGACGGAGGCGGGCGGCCGGTGAAGGTGGGCTCTCTGGTGGAGGTCATCGGGAAGGGGCAGCGCGGGACCGTGGCGTACATCGGCGCCACCCTGTTCGCCTCGGGGAAATGGGTGGGTGTGATCCTGGATGAGCCCAAGGGCAAGAACGATGGGACGGTGCAGGGAAAACGTTACTTCACCTGTGAGGAGAATCATGGGATATTTGTCAGACAGTCTCAG ATTCAGCTCATGGATGAAGGAGGCAGTTCTGCTACGTCTCCAGAAACGCCGGACTCAGGTGTGGCCAAACTTCTCAAGAAAG AAGTCCAGGAGACACCGAAATCTGTTAAACAG CCTCCTATGCGCCGTAGTACCAAG GCTGGTCGTCCCTCTGTTGGAGGTTCAGGGCTTTCCGAATCCGTGTTGGTGGAGAATGAGTCCACGTCATCTTCCCAGATGGCACTGGGAGCTCCTGTTGTACCACAGCCCAGTGCCACCCCCAGCGCCCCGCCTCCTGCGACCCCTAGCAAG gAGGAGGAGTCTCTCCGAGCTCAAGTCAAGGACCTGGAGGAGAAGCTGGAGACGCTGCGGATGAAGCGCTCGGAGGATAAAGCCAAACTCAAGGAGATGGAGAAGCACAAGATCCAGCTGGAGCAGCTGCAGGAGTGGAAGAACAAGATGCAGGAGCAGCAGAACGAGCTGCAGAAGCAGCTGAAAGAGGCCAAGAAG GAGGCGCGTGAGGCTCTGGAGGCCAAAGACCGCTACATGGAGGAGATGGCAGACACGGCGGACGCCATCGAGATGGCCACGCTGGACAAAGAGATGGCGGAGGAGCGGGCCGAGTCGCTGCAGCAGGAGGTGGAGAGCCTGAAGGAGAAGGTGGAGGAGCTGACCATGGACCTGGAGATCCTCAAGCACGAGATCGAGGAGAAGG GCTCAGACGGAGCGGCGTCCAGTTACCATGTCAAACAGCTGGAGGAGCAGAACAGCCGTCTGAAGGAAGCTCTGGTCAG GATGAGGGATCTGTCGTCGTCGGAGAAGCAGGAGCACGTGAAGCTTCAGAAACAGATGGAGAAGAAGAACTCTGAGCTGGAGACACTGAGAGCGCAGAAGGAGAAACTGCAGGAGGAGATGAAACAGGCTGAAGACACAATCGATGAGCTCAAGGAACAG gTGGACGCTGCTCTGGGAGCTGAGGAGATGGTCGAGACACTGACGGAGAGAAATTTAGACCTGGAAGAGAAAGTGCGAGAGCTGAGAGAGACCGTCAGCGACCTG GAAGCAATAAACGAGATGAACGACGAGCTGCAGGAGAACGCGCGCGAGACGGAGCTGGAGCTGCGCGAGCAGCTGGATCTGGCTGGAGCTCGAGTCCGAGAGGCCCAGAAGAGAGTGGAGGCGGCGCAGGAGACGGTGGCCGACTATCAGCAGACCATCAGCAAATACAGAGAGCTTACCACTCACCTGCAG GAAGTGAACCGAGAGCTGACCAGTCAGCAGAGCAGCACAGCTGAACAGCTGCAGCAGCCGACAGCCGAACTCTTCGACTTCAAGATCAAGTTTGCAGAGACCAAAGCTTATGCTAAG gCCATCGAGATGGAGCTCCGCAAGATGGAGGTCAGTCAAGCTAACCGTCAGGTGTCTCTGCTGACGTCGTTCATGCCGGAGTCGTTCCTGAGACACGGAGGAGATCACGACTGCATCCTCGTGCTGCTCCTGATTCCCAGACTCATCTGTAAG GCGGAGCTGATCAGTAAGCAGGCGCAGGAGAAGTTTGATCTGACCGGTGGTTCTGTGGAGCGTTCTGGACTCCGCGGCGCCGCAGGAGAGCAGCTGAGCTTCGCGTCGGGTCTGGTGTACTCTCTGACCCTGCTGCAGGCCACGCTGCATAAATATGAGCT CGCTCTGAACCAGTGCGATGTGGAGGTGTACAAGCGCATGGGGACGCTGTACTCGGAGATGAGCGTTCACGAGCGCTCGCTGGACTTCCTCATCGACCTGCTTCATAAGGACCAGCTGGATGAGACGGTACAGGTGGAGCCGCTCACCAAAGCCATCAAATACTACCAG CAACTGTACAGCGTTCACCTGTCCGAACAGCCGGAGGACTGCACCATACAGCTGGCCGACCACATCAAG TTCACCCAGAGCGCTCTGGACTGCATGGGGTCAGAGGTCGGCCGTCTGCGGGCGTTCCTGCAGGCGGGACAGGAAGGGGCAGAGCTTTCAGTGCTCCTGAAGGACCTGGACACTTCCTGCGGGGACATTCGGCAGTTCTGCAAGAAGATCCGCAGGAGGATGCCTGGGACGGACGCTCCTGGAATACCAGCCGCGCTCACCTTCCCGCCTCAG GTGGGTGAGACGTTATCGGACTGCAGGAAGCAGCTGACGCGTGTGGTGGCCGTCCTGCAGGAAGTGGCGGCCGCCGGCGCTCAGATGATCGCGCCGCTGCCGGAGCCGGAGGGACTGACGGCTCTGAAACTGGAAGACGTGACGTTTACAGCAGTGGAGCAG GTCTACGGCGCTCACGGTCTGAACCCGTACGAGTGTCTGCGTCAGTCCTGCAGTGCCGTCATCGCCACCATGAACAAGATGGCCACTGCCATGCAGGAGGGAGAGTACGACGCCGAGAGACCTCAGCGTccg CGCCCTCCAGTGGAGATCCGCGCGTCGGCTGTGAGAGCGGAGATGACAGATGCCGAGGGTTTGGGAAATAAACTGGAGGATCGAGAGACCGTCATCAAAGAGCTGAAAAAATCCCTCAAAATCAAG GGCGAGGAGTTGAGCGAGGCGAACGTTCGTCTGAGTTTGCTGGAGAAAAAGCTGGACACGTCCACGAAAGATGCAGACGAGCGCGTGGAGAAGATCCAGACCAAACTAGATGACGCTCTCAATCTGCTGAAGAAGAAGGAGAA AGAGTTTGAGGAGACGATGGACGCGTTACAGGCAGATATTGATCAACTGGAGGCAGAGAAGGCGGAGTTAAAACAGAGGATCAACAACCAATCACGAGCCGGCGAAGGTTTCCGTGGGCCGCAAGCGTCTGGCATCGCCTCTATCGTCACAGGAGCCGCcgcag GGGGCGTGTCTGCaggtgtgggcggagtctccgGTGCGGTTCAGGTCGTGGATTCTCCTCTGCTCAAACAGCAGATCGACGTGCAGCGACTCGCCATCAAACAGCTGAAGAGCGAAAACTACAGACTGAAG GCTGAGAAGATGCGCGCGCAGCTGTCGTCGCTGCCCCCGCTGCAGGTGCCGAACATGACGGGTGTGATGGGAGAGGGGGCGGCGTCAGGGTCGCTGTACCGCCGGACGGACCTGCTGCTGGGGAACCTGCTGAAGATGAGCGCCGGACTGAGAGTGGTGGACATCAGCGGCAAGAGCACAG cgaGTGCGAGCGCTCAGTTACTGGAACAGACGGCCAGACTGAAGTCTCTGAGCGACACGCTGGATAAACTGAAG GCTGAAGTGTCGCAGCACGTCGTGTCGCAGCAGCCCGGAGCTCGTGTGCCGTCTGACTTCGCCACGTTCCCCTCGGCTTCTTTCGTCAAG GCTAAAGAGGAGCAGAAGAGCGGCTCGGTGCTGGTGGGGAAGGTGATGATCCCCTGTGCCCGCGGTCAGGAGCAGACGCACTGCCTCGTCCTGTCCCAGCAGCAGCTGCAGCGCGTGCACCGCCTCCTCATGACATAA
- the dctn1a gene encoding dynactin subunit 1a isoform X5, with protein sequence MSSDGGGRPVKVGSLVEVIGKGQRGTVAYIGATLFASGKWVGVILDEPKGKNDGTVQGKRYFTCEENHGIFVRQSQIQLMDEGGSSATSPETPDSGVAKLLKKEVQETPKSVKQAGRPSVGGSGLSESVLVENESTSSSQMALGAPVVPQPSATPSAPPPATPSKEEESLRAQVKDLEEKLETLRMKRSEDKAKLKEMEKHKIQLEQLQEWKNKMQEQQNELQKQLKEAKKEAREALEAKDRYMEEMADTADAIEMATLDKEMAEERAESLQQEVESLKEKVEELTMDLEILKHEIEEKGSDGAASSYHVKQLEEQNSRLKEALVRMRDLSSSEKQEHVKLQKQMEKKNSELETLRAQKEKLQEEMKQAEDTIDELKEQVDAALGAEEMVETLTERNLDLEEKVRELRETVSDLEAINEMNDELQENARETELELREQLDLAGARVREAQKRVEAAQETVADYQQTISKYRELTTHLQEVNRELTSQQSSTAEQLQQPTAELFDFKIKFAETKAYAKAIEMELRKMEVSQANRQVSLLTSFMPESFLRHGGDHDCILVLLLIPRLICKAELISKQAQEKFDLTGGSVERSGLRGAAGEQLSFASGLVYSLTLLQATLHKYELALNQCDVEVYKRMGTLYSEMSVHERSLDFLIDLLHKDQLDETVQVEPLTKAIKYYQQLYSVHLSEQPEDCTIQLADHIKFTQSALDCMGSEVGRLRAFLQAGQEGAELSVLLKDLDTSCGDIRQFCKKIRRRMPGTDAPGIPAALTFPPQVGETLSDCRKQLTRVVAVLQEVAAAGAQMIAPLPEPEGLTALKLEDVTFTAVEQVYGAHGLNPYECLRQSCSAVIATMNKMATAMQEGEYDAERPQRPRPPVEIRASAVRAEMTDAEGLGNKLEDRETVIKELKKSLKIKGEELSEANVRLSLLEKKLDTSTKDADERVEKIQTKLDDALNLLKKKEKEFEETMDALQADIDQLEAEKAELKQRINNQSRAGEGFRGPQASGIASIVTGAAAGGVSAGVGGVSGAVQVVDSPLLKQQIDVQRLAIKQLKSENYRLKAEKMRAQLSSLPPLQVPNMTGVMGEGAASGSLYRRTDLLLGNLLKMSAGLRVVDISGKSTASASAQLLEQTARLKSLSDTLDKLKAEVSQHVVSQQPGARVPSDFATFPSASFVKAKEEQKSGSVLVGKVMIPCARGQEQTHCLVLSQQQLQRVHRLLMT encoded by the exons ATGAGTTCAGACGGAGGCGGGCGGCCGGTGAAGGTGGGCTCTCTGGTGGAGGTCATCGGGAAGGGGCAGCGCGGGACCGTGGCGTACATCGGCGCCACCCTGTTCGCCTCGGGGAAATGGGTGGGTGTGATCCTGGATGAGCCCAAGGGCAAGAACGATGGGACGGTGCAGGGAAAACGTTACTTCACCTGTGAGGAGAATCATGGGATATTTGTCAGACAGTCTCAG ATTCAGCTCATGGATGAAGGAGGCAGTTCTGCTACGTCTCCAGAAACGCCGGACTCAGGTGTGGCCAAACTTCTCAAGAAAG AAGTCCAGGAGACACCGAAATCTGTTAAACAG GCTGGTCGTCCCTCTGTTGGAGGTTCAGGGCTTTCCGAATCCGTGTTGGTGGAGAATGAGTCCACGTCATCTTCCCAGATGGCACTGGGAGCTCCTGTTGTACCACAGCCCAGTGCCACCCCCAGCGCCCCGCCTCCTGCGACCCCTAGCAAG gAGGAGGAGTCTCTCCGAGCTCAAGTCAAGGACCTGGAGGAGAAGCTGGAGACGCTGCGGATGAAGCGCTCGGAGGATAAAGCCAAACTCAAGGAGATGGAGAAGCACAAGATCCAGCTGGAGCAGCTGCAGGAGTGGAAGAACAAGATGCAGGAGCAGCAGAACGAGCTGCAGAAGCAGCTGAAAGAGGCCAAGAAG GAGGCGCGTGAGGCTCTGGAGGCCAAAGACCGCTACATGGAGGAGATGGCAGACACGGCGGACGCCATCGAGATGGCCACGCTGGACAAAGAGATGGCGGAGGAGCGGGCCGAGTCGCTGCAGCAGGAGGTGGAGAGCCTGAAGGAGAAGGTGGAGGAGCTGACCATGGACCTGGAGATCCTCAAGCACGAGATCGAGGAGAAGG GCTCAGACGGAGCGGCGTCCAGTTACCATGTCAAACAGCTGGAGGAGCAGAACAGCCGTCTGAAGGAAGCTCTGGTCAG GATGAGGGATCTGTCGTCGTCGGAGAAGCAGGAGCACGTGAAGCTTCAGAAACAGATGGAGAAGAAGAACTCTGAGCTGGAGACACTGAGAGCGCAGAAGGAGAAACTGCAGGAGGAGATGAAACAGGCTGAAGACACAATCGATGAGCTCAAGGAACAG gTGGACGCTGCTCTGGGAGCTGAGGAGATGGTCGAGACACTGACGGAGAGAAATTTAGACCTGGAAGAGAAAGTGCGAGAGCTGAGAGAGACCGTCAGCGACCTG GAAGCAATAAACGAGATGAACGACGAGCTGCAGGAGAACGCGCGCGAGACGGAGCTGGAGCTGCGCGAGCAGCTGGATCTGGCTGGAGCTCGAGTCCGAGAGGCCCAGAAGAGAGTGGAGGCGGCGCAGGAGACGGTGGCCGACTATCAGCAGACCATCAGCAAATACAGAGAGCTTACCACTCACCTGCAG GAAGTGAACCGAGAGCTGACCAGTCAGCAGAGCAGCACAGCTGAACAGCTGCAGCAGCCGACAGCCGAACTCTTCGACTTCAAGATCAAGTTTGCAGAGACCAAAGCTTATGCTAAG gCCATCGAGATGGAGCTCCGCAAGATGGAGGTCAGTCAAGCTAACCGTCAGGTGTCTCTGCTGACGTCGTTCATGCCGGAGTCGTTCCTGAGACACGGAGGAGATCACGACTGCATCCTCGTGCTGCTCCTGATTCCCAGACTCATCTGTAAG GCGGAGCTGATCAGTAAGCAGGCGCAGGAGAAGTTTGATCTGACCGGTGGTTCTGTGGAGCGTTCTGGACTCCGCGGCGCCGCAGGAGAGCAGCTGAGCTTCGCGTCGGGTCTGGTGTACTCTCTGACCCTGCTGCAGGCCACGCTGCATAAATATGAGCT CGCTCTGAACCAGTGCGATGTGGAGGTGTACAAGCGCATGGGGACGCTGTACTCGGAGATGAGCGTTCACGAGCGCTCGCTGGACTTCCTCATCGACCTGCTTCATAAGGACCAGCTGGATGAGACGGTACAGGTGGAGCCGCTCACCAAAGCCATCAAATACTACCAG CAACTGTACAGCGTTCACCTGTCCGAACAGCCGGAGGACTGCACCATACAGCTGGCCGACCACATCAAG TTCACCCAGAGCGCTCTGGACTGCATGGGGTCAGAGGTCGGCCGTCTGCGGGCGTTCCTGCAGGCGGGACAGGAAGGGGCAGAGCTTTCAGTGCTCCTGAAGGACCTGGACACTTCCTGCGGGGACATTCGGCAGTTCTGCAAGAAGATCCGCAGGAGGATGCCTGGGACGGACGCTCCTGGAATACCAGCCGCGCTCACCTTCCCGCCTCAG GTGGGTGAGACGTTATCGGACTGCAGGAAGCAGCTGACGCGTGTGGTGGCCGTCCTGCAGGAAGTGGCGGCCGCCGGCGCTCAGATGATCGCGCCGCTGCCGGAGCCGGAGGGACTGACGGCTCTGAAACTGGAAGACGTGACGTTTACAGCAGTGGAGCAG GTCTACGGCGCTCACGGTCTGAACCCGTACGAGTGTCTGCGTCAGTCCTGCAGTGCCGTCATCGCCACCATGAACAAGATGGCCACTGCCATGCAGGAGGGAGAGTACGACGCCGAGAGACCTCAGCGTccg CGCCCTCCAGTGGAGATCCGCGCGTCGGCTGTGAGAGCGGAGATGACAGATGCCGAGGGTTTGGGAAATAAACTGGAGGATCGAGAGACCGTCATCAAAGAGCTGAAAAAATCCCTCAAAATCAAG GGCGAGGAGTTGAGCGAGGCGAACGTTCGTCTGAGTTTGCTGGAGAAAAAGCTGGACACGTCCACGAAAGATGCAGACGAGCGCGTGGAGAAGATCCAGACCAAACTAGATGACGCTCTCAATCTGCTGAAGAAGAAGGAGAA AGAGTTTGAGGAGACGATGGACGCGTTACAGGCAGATATTGATCAACTGGAGGCAGAGAAGGCGGAGTTAAAACAGAGGATCAACAACCAATCACGAGCCGGCGAAGGTTTCCGTGGGCCGCAAGCGTCTGGCATCGCCTCTATCGTCACAGGAGCCGCcgcag GGGGCGTGTCTGCaggtgtgggcggagtctccgGTGCGGTTCAGGTCGTGGATTCTCCTCTGCTCAAACAGCAGATCGACGTGCAGCGACTCGCCATCAAACAGCTGAAGAGCGAAAACTACAGACTGAAG GCTGAGAAGATGCGCGCGCAGCTGTCGTCGCTGCCCCCGCTGCAGGTGCCGAACATGACGGGTGTGATGGGAGAGGGGGCGGCGTCAGGGTCGCTGTACCGCCGGACGGACCTGCTGCTGGGGAACCTGCTGAAGATGAGCGCCGGACTGAGAGTGGTGGACATCAGCGGCAAGAGCACAG cgaGTGCGAGCGCTCAGTTACTGGAACAGACGGCCAGACTGAAGTCTCTGAGCGACACGCTGGATAAACTGAAG GCTGAAGTGTCGCAGCACGTCGTGTCGCAGCAGCCCGGAGCTCGTGTGCCGTCTGACTTCGCCACGTTCCCCTCGGCTTCTTTCGTCAAG GCTAAAGAGGAGCAGAAGAGCGGCTCGGTGCTGGTGGGGAAGGTGATGATCCCCTGTGCCCGCGGTCAGGAGCAGACGCACTGCCTCGTCCTGTCCCAGCAGCAGCTGCAGCGCGTGCACCGCCTCCTCATGACATAA